DNA sequence from the Cucumis melo cultivar AY chromosome 6, USDA_Cmelo_AY_1.0, whole genome shotgun sequence genome:
GTAATGCTAGGACCTTGAATCCCTTGGAACATTCTCCCTATGAATGGCATGGTGTAGCTTCTTTGTATATCCCATCATTCAATTCACATCTCCCACCTGCTACTGATAGATTACATTTAGACGTTGGTCATAATTGGCACAATCATTTTCGCCGGTCTTTCACCCCTGCAATGCATCAATCAAGAAATTCTTCTGCTAAAGGTGGCTGTAATCCAATTCTTACTCGACCACTGTTAATGAGTCTAGATTGGCCCCCAGTTTTACGAAGTGCTTCTGGCTTGGCTTCAACAATGACGTCAAATCATGATATTGGGTTTCTTTCTAGGAGACAATCTACTTTTTGTCAGGGGTTCCCTAATAGCAGCAGTCAAATTAGTACGGAAGATGAGAAGTACTCTGGTAAACTCACTGATTTTCCTGATTTGTCAAATAATCAAGACCTAGCTGATGAGTGTGATGGAAACTGGATATCGGAGGAAGAATTGGAAATGCATGCAGTTTCTGGGATAGACTATAATCAATATTTTGGTGGTGGTGTTATGTACTGGAATCCTTCTGATCACCATGGGACGGGATTCTCTCGACCACCTTCTCTTAGTTCTGATGATAGCTCATGGGCTTGGCGTGAAGCAGACATGAACAGGACTGTTGATGACATGGttgctttttcttcttcttacaGTAATGGGTTGACTTCCCCAACTGCCACTTCATTCTGTTCTCCTTTTGATCCACTGGGTTCTGGAAAGCAGGCTCTTGGTTATGTGGTGCAAGGAACTGATATACCCAACAACATGCTCCATTCCTCAACAACTATGAAAGACACGGTGACAGAGGAAGATGATCCTAGATCTTTGCCAAATTTTTCTAGCGATGTTGAAGGGAAAGCAGGAGACTCACATTCATTTCCAATCTTGCGCCCTATTGTTATTCCAAGTATGTCGAGGGAAAGATCAAGATCTGAGTTCTGTCATGGTTATGATCATAAAAGCCCATGTATCCCTCCTACTAGGAGAGAGCAATCTCGAGTAAAGCGCCCACCGTCTCCAGTAGTTCTTTGTGTTCCACGGGCACCAATACCACCTCCACCTTCTCCTGTAAGTGACTCCAGGAAGCACAGGGGGTTTCCGACTGTTAGATCTGGTAGCTCAAGTCCAAGGCACTGGGGGGTAAAGGGTTGGTATCCGGATGGAACTAATTTGGAAGAAGCCTGCTTACGTATTGACGGTGCTGAAGTTGTATGGCCTAATTGGAGAAATAAAAGTAATTCTAATTGCTCGACAGTTCAACCCTTGTCATTAATAGCTGTGCCCCAGATAGCTCTCGATCAGGAACATGTGAGTATGCAACTGCAATCCAAATATTTGAGCTATGTACTGAGTTTGCATTTTCCTTACGATTAATTTTCTTTTGCAGCCAGATGTTGCATTTCCTCTCTTTCCACCTACGATTAGCTGCTCTGTAAAAAAAGAATCTCTTTCTTTGATGCACAACCGCCTACATGATGAGATTGACTCTTTTTGCAAGCATGTAAGAGATCTCACTGTTGCTATTTTTGTAGTATTTCCTAGTTGGGATTTATTTAAACGATTCTTATCCCTGAGAAATGCTATTGATGGGATATGCCATACTAGGTTGCAGCAGAAAACATGGCCAAGAAGCCTTACATCACTTGGGCTGTTAAACGGGTTACACGGTCCCTTCAAGTCTTATGGCCTAGGTCCAGGACAAACATTTTTGGTTCAAATGCAACTGGTTTGTCCCTTCCCACGAGTGATGTGGATCTTGTGGTTTGTCTGCCTCCAGTGAGAAATCTGGTTAGTTCATTACTTTACTGGGTCCCTCGCGTCTCTCTTCCGCATTAGTGCTCTAAATAAGGTTTGTTTCTATTATCTTTTAGGAACCTATTAAAGAAGCTGGGATCTTAGAGGGACGTAATGGTATCAAAGAAACCTGCCTTCAGGTATGTTTATTCTTGTCTCGAGGAATTGAATGTGAGGTTGCAGCTCACTTTGTTTATGCTTAGTCCAGCTATTCCTGATTATTCCCAGCTATTCCTGATTATTCCTTGAAGGATATATCTTTATCgttaaaaaaatagatcttttattattattattgttgtcgttattattatcgttatttttattttattaatggttatttcttcctctttttgcATTGGAGTTTATAATACCCTAAGTCCTCCATCTGTCCATTGATTTAGATTAGCTTAAGGGATGTTTTGTTATCGAGATTCTTGGATGCACCTTCTGATGCTTAGGTTCTCTTGTTCTTTGTATTTCCCTATAGTACTTTAAGCAATAGTCTCATTTCATTAATTCAATGAAAGAGGCTTGATTCcattaagaaaaaaagaggtGTTTTGTTCTCTCCATGACATGAGGTTGGGTTTGACCCCTATTGTCTCTCGTAATTTTGATTCTTCTGTATcgttttttttaagtaaaactTTTCGTTGGTTTTATTTTTCCAAGTGTAGAAGttcaataaatatttttggtTTTCCAGCATGCAGCCAGATATCTTTCCAATCAGGAGTGGGTAAAAAGTGATTCATTAAAGACGGTGGAAAATACTGCTGTAATTGCCTTTTCTATCAACTATTTACTTAATTCTTGTCAATAATAGATATTATTCTGCGCATTTGCTAATCAGTTTCTATTTTGGGTCAGATTCCTATTATCATGCTTGTTGTTGAAGTTCCCCATGATCTCATTACTTCGTCCACTTCAAATATGCAATCGCCCAAGGAGGAGTCCTCTGCTGTATCTGGAGAACAAGATACCAACAATCTCAATGATATGGCTAGTTTAGAAGATTCTGTATTGCCAAAATGTTTGGAGGTGAATTATGATTCCTCAATTAGCACCAAGTCAGTCCGCATTGACATCAGTTTCAAGACTCCATCACATACGGGACTCCAAACTTCTGAGCTGGTAATCCATTAGTATACTTCACTTTCTGAATTTTATCATAGTtttttgtgaattttttttaattttcttttaaagtcatttttcttacaaaaacaagaaaagacACATAAGTTGGTATCATACTCCTAATTAATAGGAATTAGTAGACGCActggacatctcaactaggctGACACCCCCTTAGGCATCCTCATCATATCCAAAAATAGAGAAATGAAATGACATTGAGAAAGTACAAATGGTCCAAAATATAAGGCCTTTACATCAGCAGCCTACCAttaacaaaaactaaaagacAACTTTCAATTCCATACTGCTAATTAATGAAATTGAAAGTTTGTGTCCTGTGATTTTCTAAAAGAAACAGGATGCAGCTTAGCCAAGTCCaataatttgtatttgattCTGTGCAATGGCAACTGCAGGTCAAGGAGCTGACTGAACAATTTCCAGCCACTATACCTTTGGCTTTGGTTTTAAAGAAATTTTTGGCAGATCGAAGTCTTGATCAGTCCTATTCTGGCGGCTTAAGTTCTTACTGTTTGGTGAGTTGTCCCAACCTCTTATTTCGTAGCATACTGTAATCAAAATACTCTGAGCTTTTGACGTTTTCAGTGGTTCAGTGGAAATATAATTTTTAAGACATGATTTCATTAAAATGAAGCCTTTACAAGAAAATAAGGGAGAAATACAATGTTATTATTCAAATTGAAACAGGGTATATtaagagaaaaaagagaaaaaggaaaaaggcaTAACCTTCGGCATAGGATAAAGAAAACATCACCGAGAGAATACTATTACAAGAAACATCTGGGATCtaaatttatcaaagaaaattaaagaactGCTTTGGGTTCACCAACTTCTCCAGGGGCAGATCACCCAATTTATGGAAGATCCAACTTCCAAGTTCACCACATTACTCCTATCTCTAAGGGTATCCAACTGTATTCAAAATTGTATCAATGAGAGGTCTGGCACCTAGTTGCCACGTTGGCAGTCagattttaatttttcagaACCATACATGGAGATCAtgcattttcaattttttccatccTGACTATTTTGAGGGAAGTTGTTAGTTCTCTCTTGATAGCTTCAGAATGTCTTCTTAGCCCCCTTTGCCTGTATTACATTACTGGCATGTTTTATAATTGATATAGCTCCAAGGCGTTTTTCCTATAAACAGATGGAATCTAGTGGTGATGCATTTAAACCCTTTAGCAGTTTTGGTTTGGTGAAATGTATACAACAGGTCCTGTCATGGGTTACAATAGCCATAATGAGAGTAGATAACCCGTAATGAGGTTTCTATTGTGATGAGGTTTTTAAGTTTCTTGCTGTAACTCTTTTACAGGTATTACTAATCATACGCTTTCTTCAGCATGAACATCATCTTGGCCGTCCTATCAACCAAGTAAATTCCGTTATCTTTTTGTAAGGGTTGATTTGAGAAGTGAATTAACTGTTTTGCAAATTTGATTGGATGATCTCTGAGAAATTAAATCTTCAATGCTGTGACGTAATATTTAATGTAAAAAATTTATGGAGTGTATATGTTAAAATCTTGAGGCCTGCTTTAATTTTTTGTCCACTATTATTGGTGTTGTTTTCTCTCCCTGGGAAATGGTTATATCTAATTGTGGTTATGAATTTGAACTTTTCCAAATTCAATGGTCCTGCAGAATTTTGGGAGCCTTTTGATGGACTTCCTTTACTTCTTTGGGTAAGTTTgactttatttattattatcattatttttttaaagaaataatttCCATTTCCACTGTAGAAGGGGGAAAGATAAGTAGATAACCAAATTTCAGTTTCTAAGTTCAGTTTTtcttgaaaaggaaaaatagataaataatacTAAAGAGACAAAGCTCGATGTACATGAGGGATATACAAAGACAATAAACCTAAGGATTAGTAAGCGCACCGGGACATTTCAATTAGGTTGACACCCCCCTAGCACCCTTATCATGTCCATAAACTACAGCTTACTGCAACTTAAACAAATAGCATCCTCAACACATCCAGGAAATTAAAGTATAAAaccgaaacaaaaataaataaagtccAAGTGGGGGCTACACACAGCCTATACCACCCAATAAACCAGTAATAAAATATTCAAACAAAATGGCGACTAGGGAGAAAGGAGCTGCAAAAAGGGGGAGGAGGAGACTTCAGAGCACTATGCTCCAATTGGAATTTTCATTGAAGTATGAAGGCCTGGCAATTAAGTAGGATGTCTTGCAATGAGTAGTTGTTGAATTGTTTCCTTAGAGAGCACCATGAAGAGGCATTCAACCGTGCTACCTTGAATCTGTTCTGCCAAGAGAAAGATTTATTGTGGAAGACGAAGACCCATTGGTTTCTCTCGAACCATATTTCTGCCAAGATTGCCTTTACAGCATTGCACCAGATCAAGGATGCAATTTTTCCCTTGTCGAACCAAATGCAGTGGAAGGACTTGACAATATTACAGCTCTTCACTTCCATGTTGCCACCGGGAGTAGGGACAGTCAAAGGGGGAGAAGAGGAGAGGAGTTAAAGAGGAGAGAGAAGGAAGAGAGAGAACTTCAACTAGATCCCTAGTCTCAGATCATATTCTCCCCTTATCTTAcccccattttttttttcaaagtccAGTTCTTTTCCGCTTTTTGCACTACAATAGTGGACTGCAGCTTTAATGTGTATATGTTAATGTAGAGTTGTTTACTTTTAATTCAGGAATGTATTTGATCCTCGCCAAATGCGCATTTCGATACAGGGTAGTGGAGTCTATATAAAGAGGGAAAGGGGATACAGGTAATTTGCTAAGTACTATCTCTGGTGATGCCTATTTTTACTATCTTTGGGTTGGTTATAACTGTTAACTGGGTTCCATTTTTTATGTAGCATTGATCCTTTACATATCGATGATCCTCTTTTCCCCATGAATAATGTTGGACGCAATTGTTTCCGCATTCATCAATGTGTCAAGGTAAGGTATCTGACCTGGTGGCATTATTTACTTTGATGATGTGGATAGGAAGTACTTTATGTGACTTTAATATGCCATACAATTTAGAAACATCACTTCACCATGGAATCTTGGTTGTTAAAACCAAAcgtttttatttcattttgccctttgaatttgaggcaaatCGTTGCAAAGAACACTATTTTAGCTGAgctgctttatttttggaatgaaaatgtaaaataattttGCCTAGATAGTGAGTTGCTGACTCTATTTTGTAAAGTTGCCTACTCATGATTTTCTTTTGATACACAACTACTTGACTTGTTGTCTGGCTTCCTCATGTGAAGGAAAATGCTTGAATGTTAAGACTAATGTGTTCTTAGATTAAGATCACAAGAAGCTCATTTGGACACTATTCCTGTCATGTTTAACATGATTATGATATAGTTGGTTTAGTCATATCTTCTGGGATGTGAGTGCTTTATTGTCACCGGCGGATTTACTATAGGCTTGAGCCCTCCTAAACTTTATGctctttatatataaatatatatgacATAATACCAATATCATTAGTTAGTCAAGTGGTAAATCTACCTTATAGTCCCTTCTAGACCCAGGTTCAAGCCcaattttttacaatttttttcagATTATTTTTACTCAATTATAAATTCCCTTTTCAACAAAATTTCAGGATCTGGCACTGTTTCTTGTAGCCCTTTTGTGCGCTTGTTTTCTGTATGTTTTAACTTCAATCAGATTCATGACTAACATACAAGATTTTATACttgctattttttttctataactaTAATTTTACATGATTGTTCCTATAAAAAGAATATTTAACAACGGTGGTTATAATTCTCTCTCtttaattattcaaaatttttGTTTGTAGGCTTTTTCAGAAGCTTATTCTATTATGGAGAGTGTGCTGATATCCCTTCATGATCATGGTGACGCAAGTTCAGATGCAACTAATAGGATGCTGCAGAAAATAATTCCTAGCATCGATTTATCATAAGAGCTTGATCTACTATCTTTATATGCATGGAGGTATTTAAGTTTCTcagtttatattattatttttatttcctttAAAATGAAAAACTACAGAGTATATGAAAGTTATATGAAAGGTTTAATCGATAGGAACTCAATATCAATGCTTTTGAAGTGATGATGTGTCCTCCAATGTTTTATCTGATACCAACAATACCAAAAGGTTAGTGTCATTTTCATGGTCATGGTGTacattgttttctttatttcacTTTTTATTTGTCATCTAGAGGAGCGAACACAGAATTATAAAAAGAATGTGATTGCTAGCCTCTTGGAAGAAAGTGATTGCTAGTCTTTTTGAGAAGAACCGTAAAAGGGTAGCCTCTTGAAACAAGGTTATTTTTTCAAGGCGAGTAGAGTTACTCTAATCAGATCTGTGTTGAGCGGTATTTCCATTTATTATCTTTCCCTGTCTAGGGCTTCCGGTTCAACCCTCAAAATTATCAAGACGTACACTAAAGACTTTTTGTGGGAACGGGTGGATGAAGGCAAGGGGTTTCATTTGGTTAGTTGGGAGTTTGTGGAGTGCCCTGTGAACCAAGAGTGGTTGGAGATTGGTAATTTAGGAAGTCGGAACAAAGCCCTATTGGCTAAGTGGCTTTCGCATTGCCCTTGGAAAGATGTTGCAAATGAGCTTCCCTCGTTTTCCCTTTTGGTTTGTTATATCGTGGGGGATGGTCAAGATACGTATTTTTAGGAAGATCTTTGGGTCGGGGATagttccctttgctccgtgttcCCCCATCTTTATCATTTGTCCTCGTTTGAAAATCATATAATTTCTGACTTTCTTGTGTAGTCGGGAGTTCTGtgtctttttcttttggttttcgTCATCTGTCCATGGTGATGTGTTGTGTAGTCTTATTGAGAACGACATTTGAGAAGATTGTATTGGGAGCTTTGAAATCTATTTGTATCGAACCTTTTCTCTTGCTAACCTTTTGGTAGAACAATATACAACAAAGATCTTTTGAACACTGGCCAAGTTTCATCAATGTTTCTTTTGAACAATATACTTCTCAAAGATCTATCGGGACCGAACCTTTTTCCCATCATAGCATGAAAATCATTGGGTATGGTGGTACATTGCTGAACTTTTTGTTTGACGTCAAGCATGTTTCTTGTCATTTGGTATTTAACCAAAGTTACTGTACCAATGTATTATTATGTATAATACATTAGTACAGTAACTTTAACTATTTACTGTTTATATCCCTCATGTACTTTGAACTTTGActctttattattatcattaattaaTAAAGGGATATGTTtccgtttaaaaaaaaactatttactGCATGCAGCTTGGCAGACATGCCAGCCAGCTTAAAAcagtggttttttttttttttggaaaccATAGCTTAACA
Encoded proteins:
- the LOC103483113 gene encoding uncharacterized protein LOC103483113 isoform X5, with the translated sequence MLSILCAYLVEAVTNYFTILGFLTHEILRWTSGLAEHEMGLFSAEWNRPFRYNCTTSPPRSMLTSQADLHIDFNIIPATHSGKPYLLSNIFRNLLVLQDIVTMVSSCLHDEYYKCNLFYSTLGSICAIPDCILRKLREFLMFISLDCTKFELLGEGNSKSFPSKSREHVGASSRRKKGKSRKSQNPVLRACVDDLSSNNFMKRQEYDKECGHRGGEVMTDSTTMSIMSKGNETCREIPADVSKTVHDQKMSVGKDQGSVRKKKKHKSKNSGGNSRLVEIRPSVGPAVKFSSPSFSSQDQVAELDKDSIFIKPSISNIKNDSTNNFDSSTVISSPLVLSNEPNREYESILNIEVHEVSGITKSVCQIGPGESQFSKGIIENQFLSSTMENSSSFMDCSAVPSHLPSLELKNIVKSDVNVKSSVRTCELGDKSSLLDKLPRTIDVKEKSCSSRHRFSGDTCNARTLNPLEHSPYEWHGVASLYIPSFNSHLPPATDRLHLDVGHNWHNHFRRSFTPAMHQSRNSSAKGGCNPILTRPLLMSLDWPPVLRSASGLASTMTSNHDIGFLSRRQSTFCQGFPNSSSQISTEDEKYSGKLTDFPDLSNNQDLADECDGNWISEEELEMHAVSGIDYNQYFGGGVMYWNPSDHHGTGFSRPPSLSSDDSSWAWREADMNRTVDDMVAFSSSYSNGLTSPTATSFCSPFDPLGSGKQALGYVVQGTDIPNNMLHSSTTMKDTVTEEDDPRSLPNFSSDVEGKAGDSHSFPILRPIVIPSMSRERSRSEFCHGYDHKSPCIPPTRREQSRVKRPPSPVVLCVPRAPIPPPPSPVSDSRKHRGFPTVRSGSSSPRHWGVKGWYPDGTNLEEACLRIDGAEVVWPNWRNKSNSNCSTVQPLSLIAVPQIALDQEHPDVAFPLFPPTISCSVKKESLSLMHNRLHDEIDSFCKHVAAENMAKKPYITWAVKRVTRSLQVLWPRSRTNIFGSNATGLSLPTSDVDLVVCLPPVRNLEPIKEAGILEGRNGIKETCLQHAARYLSNQEWVKSDSLKTVENTAIPIIMLVVEVPHDLITSSTSNMQSPKEESSAVSGEQDTNNLNDMASLEDSVLPKCLEVNYDSSISTKSVRIDISFKTPSHTGLQTSELVKELTEQFPATIPLALVLKKFLADRSLDQSYSGGLSSYCLVLLIIRFLQHEHHLGRPINQNFGSLLMDFLYFFGNVFDPRQMRISIQGSGVYIKRERGYSIDPLHIDDPLFPMNNVGRNCFRIHQCVKAFSEAYSIMESVLISLHDHGDASSDATNRMLQKIIPSIDLS